One window of Triticum dicoccoides isolate Atlit2015 ecotype Zavitan chromosome 5A, WEW_v2.0, whole genome shotgun sequence genomic DNA carries:
- the LOC119302466 gene encoding respiratory burst oxidase homolog protein B-like gives MHNHGGGGAGDIVQAGGERVVPHSGPLVGKRSATRKSARFADSVSAPLRAGGRGNHHQGDDDDNDYVEVTLDVRDDSVAVHSVKPAAGGEEDPDVTLLARALETRSSSYAGRGTHGGGVLRNASTRIKQVSQELRKIASVKRRPSRIDRSKSAAAHALKGLKFISKPDGWPAVEKRFDELAENGGLLHRSKFGKCIGMKELAFAGELFDALARRRDISGDSISKAELLEFWDQISDTSFDSRLQTFFDMVDKDADGRITEAEVGQIIGLSAAANDLKKITERTEEYARLIMEELDPDNLGYIELSNLETLLLQAPPTQPTRGGSGTTSSRNLSQMLSQHLKPTTEPNPLRRWYRRASYFLEDNWRRCWVIILWFSICAGLFAWKFVQYRRRAVFEVMGYCVCVAKGGAETLKFNMALVLLPVCRNTITWLRNRTAAGRVVPFDDNLNFHKVIAAGITVGAGMHIISHLACDFPRLLHATEEEYEPMKPFFGDVKPPNYWWFVKGTEGWTGLVMLALMAVAFTLATPWFRRGRVRLPGPLSRLTGFNAFWYTHHLFIIVYALLIVHGHFLYLTKKWQKKSTWMYLAAPMVMYACERLARALRSSVRPVKILKVAVYPGNVLSLRFSKPQGFRCKSGQYIFVNCAAVSPFQWHPFSITSAPHDDYISVHIRTLGDWTRELKSVFEKVCRPPTDGKSGLLRAEYAGDGGAAMPSPSSFPTVLIDGPYGAPAQDYKQYDVVLLVGLGIGATPMISIIKDIINNMKRLDGDIESGSPGDRSVSAASFRTRRAYFYWVTREEGSFDWFRGVMDEVAESDKKGIIELHNYCTSVYEEGDARSALIAMLQSLNHAKHGVDVVSGTRVKTHFARPNWRKVYKDIALKHAGQRVGVFYCGAPVLIKELRQLAQDFSRKTSTKFEFHKENF, from the coding sequence ATGCATAACCACGGGGGCGGCGGGGCGGGGGACATCGTGCAGGCGGGCGGCGAGAGGGTCGTGCCGCACAGCGGGCCGCTGGTGGGGAAGCGCTCCGCCACGCGGAAGAGCGCGCGGTTCGCGGACTCCGTGTCCGCGCCGCTGCGCGCTGGCGGCCGCGGGAACCACCACCagggcgacgacgacgacaacgactacGTGGAGGTCACCCTCGACGTGCGGGACGACTCGGTGGCGGTGCACAGCGTCaagccggcggccggcggcgaggaggaccCGGACGTCACGCTGCTGGCGCGGGCGCTGGAGACGCGCTCCTCCTCGTACGCCGGCAGGGGCACCCATGGCGGCGGCGTGCTCCGGAACGCGTCGACAAGGATCAAGCAGGTGTCGCAGGAGCTCCGAAAAATCGCGTCCGTCAAGCGCCGCCCCAGCCGCATCGACCGGTCCAAGTCCGCCGCCGCGCACGCGCTCAAGGGGCTCAAGTTCATCAGCAAGCCCGACGGCTGGCCCGCCGTCGAGAAGCGCTTCGACGAGCTCGCCGAGAACGGCGGACTCCTCCACCGCTCCAAGTTCGGCAAGTGCATCGGGATGAAGGAGCTCGCCTTCGCCGGCGAGCTGTTCGACGCGCTGGCCCGGCGCCGGGACATCTCCGGGGACAGCATCAGCAAGGCGGAGCTGCTCGAGTTCTGGGACCAGATCTCCGACACCAGCTTCGACAGCCGCCTGCAGACCTTCTTCGACATGGTGGACAAGGACGCCGACGGCAGGATCACCGAGGCGGAGGTCGGGCAGATCATCGGGCTCAGCGCCGCCGCCAACGACCTCAAGAAGATCACGGAGCGCACAGAAGAGTACGCCCGGCTCATCATGGAGGAGCTCGACCCCGACAACCTCGGCTACATCGAGCTGTCCAACCTGGAGACGCTGCTGCTGCAGGCGCCGCCGACCCAGCCGACGCGGGGCGGGAGCGGGACGACCAGCAGCCGCAACCTCAGCCAGATGCTGAGCCAGCACCTCAAGCCGACGACGGAGCCCAACCCGCTCCGCCGGTGGTACCGCCGCGCCAGCTACTTCCTGGAGGAcaactggcgccgttgctgggtgaTCATCCTGTGGTTCTCCATCtgcgccggcctcttcgcctggaAGTTCGTGCAGTACCGGCGGCGCGCCGTGTTCGAGGTGATGGGCTACTGCGTGTGCGTCGCCAAGGGCGGCGCCGAGACGCTCAAGTTCAACATGGCGCTCGTGCTCCTCCCCGTGTGCCGCAACACCATCACGTGGCTCCGCAACCGCACCGCCGCCGGGCGGGTCGTGCCGTTCGACGACAACCTCAACTTCCACAAGGTGATCGCCGCGGGgatcaccgtcggcgccgggatgcACATCATCTCCCATTTGGCGTGCGACTTCCCGCGGCTGCTGCACGCCACCGAGGAGGAGTACGAGCCCATGAAGCCCTTCTTCGGCGACGTCAAGCCGCCCAACTACTGGTGGTTCGTCAAGGGCACGGAGGGGTGGACGGGGCTGGTGATGCTGGCGCTCATGGCCGTCGCCTTCACGCTCGCCACGCCGTGGTTCCGCCGCGGCAGGGTCCGCCTGCCGGGGCCGCTCAGCCGGCTCACCGGGTTCAACGCCTTCTGGTACACGCACCACCTCTTCATCATCGTCTACGCGCTGCTCATCGTCCACGGCCACTTCCTCTACCTCACCAAGAAGTGGCAGAAGAAGTCGACGTGGATGTACCTGGCGGCGCCGATGGTCATGTACGCGTGCGAGCGGCTGGCGCGGGCGCTCCGCTCGAGCGTGCGGCCGGTGAAGATACTCAAGGTGGCCGTGTACCCCGGCAACGTGCTGTCGCTGCGCTTCTCCAAGCCGCAGGGATTCAGGTGCAAGAGCGGGCAGTACATCTTCGTCAACTGCGCCGCCGTCTCGCCGTTCCAGTGGCACCCCTTCTCCATCACGTCGGCGCCGCACGACGACTACATCAGCGTCCACATCAGGACGCTCGGCGACTGGACCCGGGAGCTCAAGAGCGTCTTCGAGAAGGTTTGCCGGCCGCCGACGGACGGCAAGAGCGGGCTGCTCCGGGCAGAGTACGCCGGTGACGGCGGCGCCGCCATGCCCAGCCCGAGCAGCTTCCCCACGGTGCTGATCGACGGGCCGTACGGCGCGCCGGCGCAGGACTACAAGCAGTACGACGTGGTGCTGCTGGTGGGGCTGGGCATCGGGGCCAcgcccatgatctccatcatcaaggACATCATCAACAACATGAAGCGGCTCGACGGCGACATCGAGTCCGGCAGCCCCGGCGACAGGAGCGTGTCGGCGGCGTCGTTCCGGACGCGGCGCGCCTACTTCTACTGGGTGACGCGGGAGGAAGGCTCCTTCGACTGGTTCCGCGGCGTCATGGACGAGGTGGCCGAGAGCGACAAGAAGGGCATCATCGAGCTCCATAACTACTGCACCAGCGTCTACGAGGAGGGGGACGCCCGGTCGGCGCTCATCGCCATGCTCCAGTCCCTCAACCACGCCAAGCACGGCGTCGACGTCGTCTCCGGCACCCGCGTCAAGACCCACTTCGCCCGGCCCAACTGGCGCAAAGTCTACAAGGACATCGCCCTCAAGCACGCCGGGCAGCGTGTCGGAGTGTTCTACTGCGGCGCGCCGGTGCTGATCAAGGAGCTGCGCCAGCTTGCGCAGGATTTCTCGAGGAAGACGAGCACCAAATTCGAGTTCCACAAGGAGAATTTCTAA